A window of the Gasterosteus aculeatus chromosome 21, fGasAcu3.hap1.1, whole genome shotgun sequence genome harbors these coding sequences:
- the tecrl2a gene encoding very-long-chain enoyl-CoA reductase isoform X4, which produces MPIKNPSETRKSYRIYLLGQLPPCTSQILVLNWVGPWCFLPSALGHFSSTSSSIFEYRTFTHTIMPLPPVLILLSAFACHSFHYVKRLIETIFVHRFSHGTMPLRTIVRNCVYYWGFSAWLAYYINHPLYTPPSYGELQINYALVIFVMCELGNFSIHLTLNNLRGEGSRSRRFPEPTKNPFTWLFIFVSCPNYSYELGAWVGFSIMTQCLPVAFYTLLGFIQMTIWAKGKHRAYSREFKDYPTLRMAIIPLIL; this is translated from the exons ATGCCA ATCAAAAATCCCTCCGAGACGAGGAAGTCTTACAGAATCTACCTGTTGGGACAACTGCCACCATGTACTTCACAGATCTTGGTCCTCAATTGGGTTGGACCGTG GTGTTTCTTGCCGAGTGCATTGGGCCACTTCTCATCTACCTCCTCTTCTATTTTCGAGTACCGTACATTTACTCACACAATTATGCCTTTACCTCCAGTCCTCATCCTGTTGTCAG CCTTTGCCTGTCACAGCTTCCACTACGTGAAGAGGTTGATAGAGACTATATTTGTGCATCGTTTCTCCCACGGGACCATGCCTCTCAGGACAATCGTCAGG AATTGTGTCTATTACTGGGGTTTCTCAGCTTGGTTGGCCTACTATATCAACCATCCTCTTTACACACCGCCAT CATATGGGGAACTACAAATCAACTATGCATTAGTCATATTCGTG ATGTGTGAGCTGGGGAACTTCTCCATTCACTTGACTCTTAATAATCTCAGAGGGGAGG GATCCAGGAGCAGACGGTTTCCTGAGCCAACAAAGAACCCCTTTACATGGCTATTCATCTTTGTATCTTGTCCCAACTACTCATATGAG CTGGGCGCTTGGGTGGGCTTTTCCATTATGACCCAGTGTCTGCCAG TGGCATTTTATACGTTATTGGGGTTCATTCAGATGACCATCTGGGCCAAAGGGAAGCACAGGGCCTACAGCAGAGAGTTCAAGGACTATCCCACGCTGCGGATGGCTATTATCCCCCTGATTCTCTGA
- the tecrl2a gene encoding very-long-chain enoyl-CoA reductase isoform X5, giving the protein MSRTTFFEVKILDAKTKEQLCFLDKVDPRSTIRDIKSLFHKAYPRWYPARQALMLDANQKSLRDEEVLQNLPVGTTATMYFTDLGPQLGWTVVFLAECIGPLLIYLLFYFRVPYIYSHNYAFTSSPHPVVRIAFACHSFHYVKRLIETIFVHRFSHGTMPLRTIVRNCVYYWGFSAWLAYYINHPLYTPPSYGELQINYALVIFVMCELGNFSIHLTLNNLRGEGSRSRRFPEPTKNPFTWLFIFVSCPNYSYELGAWVGFSIMTQCLPVAFYTLLGFIQMTIWAKGKHRAYSREFKDYPTLRMAIIPLIL; this is encoded by the exons ATGAGTCGGACCACCTTTTTTGAG gTGAAGATCCTGGATGCCAAGACCAAAGAGCAGCTTTGTTTTTTAGATAAG GTGGATCCCCGGTCAACAATAAGAGACATCAAGAGCCTCTTTCACAAAGCAT ATCCTCGCTGGTATCCAGCTAGACAGGCCCTGATGCTTGATGCCA ATCAAAAATCCCTCCGAGACGAGGAAGTCTTACAGAATCTACCTGTTGGGACAACTGCCACCATGTACTTCACAGATCTTGGTCCTCAATTGGGTTGGACCGTG GTGTTTCTTGCCGAGTGCATTGGGCCACTTCTCATCTACCTCCTCTTCTATTTTCGAGTACCGTACATTTACTCACACAATTATGCCTTTACCTCCAGTCCTCATCCTGTTGTCAG aaTAGCCTTTGCCTGTCACAGCTTCCACTACGTGAAGAGGTTGATAGAGACTATATTTGTGCATCGTTTCTCCCACGGGACCATGCCTCTCAGGACAATCGTCAGG AATTGTGTCTATTACTGGGGTTTCTCAGCTTGGTTGGCCTACTATATCAACCATCCTCTTTACACACCGCCAT CATATGGGGAACTACAAATCAACTATGCATTAGTCATATTCGTG ATGTGTGAGCTGGGGAACTTCTCCATTCACTTGACTCTTAATAATCTCAGAGGGGAGG GATCCAGGAGCAGACGGTTTCCTGAGCCAACAAAGAACCCCTTTACATGGCTATTCATCTTTGTATCTTGTCCCAACTACTCATATGAG CTGGGCGCTTGGGTGGGCTTTTCCATTATGACCCAGTGTCTGCCAG TGGCATTTTATACGTTATTGGGGTTCATTCAGATGACCATCTGGGCCAAAGGGAAGCACAGGGCCTACAGCAGAGAGTTCAAGGACTATCCCACGCTGCGGATGGCTATTATCCCCCTGATTCTCTGA
- the tecrl2a gene encoding very-long-chain enoyl-CoA reductase isoform X1 yields the protein MKLNYDVVCCVTKTFVPSDVKILDAKTKEQLCFLDKVDPRSTIRDIKSLFHKAYPRWYPARQALMLDANQKSLRDEEVLQNLPVGTTATMYFTDLGPQLGWTVVFLAECIGPLLIYLLFYFRVPYIYSHNYAFTSSPHPVVRIAFACHSFHYVKRLIETIFVHRFSHGTMPLRTIVRNCVYYWGFSAWLAYYINHPLYTPPSYGELQINYALVIFVMCELGNFSIHLTLNNLRGEGSRSRRFPEPTKNPFTWLFIFVSCPNYSYELGAWVGFSIMTQCLPVAFYTLLGFIQMTIWAKGKHRAYSREFKDYPTLRMAIIPLIL from the exons ATGAAattaaactatgatgtggtctGTTGTGTGACAAAAACGTTTGTGCCATCTGAT gTGAAGATCCTGGATGCCAAGACCAAAGAGCAGCTTTGTTTTTTAGATAAG GTGGATCCCCGGTCAACAATAAGAGACATCAAGAGCCTCTTTCACAAAGCAT ATCCTCGCTGGTATCCAGCTAGACAGGCCCTGATGCTTGATGCCA ATCAAAAATCCCTCCGAGACGAGGAAGTCTTACAGAATCTACCTGTTGGGACAACTGCCACCATGTACTTCACAGATCTTGGTCCTCAATTGGGTTGGACCGTG GTGTTTCTTGCCGAGTGCATTGGGCCACTTCTCATCTACCTCCTCTTCTATTTTCGAGTACCGTACATTTACTCACACAATTATGCCTTTACCTCCAGTCCTCATCCTGTTGTCAG aaTAGCCTTTGCCTGTCACAGCTTCCACTACGTGAAGAGGTTGATAGAGACTATATTTGTGCATCGTTTCTCCCACGGGACCATGCCTCTCAGGACAATCGTCAGG AATTGTGTCTATTACTGGGGTTTCTCAGCTTGGTTGGCCTACTATATCAACCATCCTCTTTACACACCGCCAT CATATGGGGAACTACAAATCAACTATGCATTAGTCATATTCGTG ATGTGTGAGCTGGGGAACTTCTCCATTCACTTGACTCTTAATAATCTCAGAGGGGAGG GATCCAGGAGCAGACGGTTTCCTGAGCCAACAAAGAACCCCTTTACATGGCTATTCATCTTTGTATCTTGTCCCAACTACTCATATGAG CTGGGCGCTTGGGTGGGCTTTTCCATTATGACCCAGTGTCTGCCAG TGGCATTTTATACGTTATTGGGGTTCATTCAGATGACCATCTGGGCCAAAGGGAAGCACAGGGCCTACAGCAGAGAGTTCAAGGACTATCCCACGCTGCGGATGGCTATTATCCCCCTGATTCTCTGA
- the tecrl2a gene encoding very-long-chain enoyl-CoA reductase isoform X3 — protein MGCLIRSDPRWYPARQALMLDANQKSLRDEEVLQNLPVGTTATMYFTDLGPQLGWTVVFLAECIGPLLIYLLFYFRVPYIYSHNYAFTSSPHPVVRIAFACHSFHYVKRLIETIFVHRFSHGTMPLRTIVRNCVYYWGFSAWLAYYINHPLYTPPSYGELQINYALVIFVMCELGNFSIHLTLNNLRGEGSRSRRFPEPTKNPFTWLFIFVSCPNYSYELGAWVGFSIMTQCLPVAFYTLLGFIQMTIWAKGKHRAYSREFKDYPTLRMAIIPLIL, from the exons AT ggggtgTTTGATCCGCTCAGATCCTCGCTGGTATCCAGCTAGACAGGCCCTGATGCTTGATGCCA ATCAAAAATCCCTCCGAGACGAGGAAGTCTTACAGAATCTACCTGTTGGGACAACTGCCACCATGTACTTCACAGATCTTGGTCCTCAATTGGGTTGGACCGTG GTGTTTCTTGCCGAGTGCATTGGGCCACTTCTCATCTACCTCCTCTTCTATTTTCGAGTACCGTACATTTACTCACACAATTATGCCTTTACCTCCAGTCCTCATCCTGTTGTCAG aaTAGCCTTTGCCTGTCACAGCTTCCACTACGTGAAGAGGTTGATAGAGACTATATTTGTGCATCGTTTCTCCCACGGGACCATGCCTCTCAGGACAATCGTCAGG AATTGTGTCTATTACTGGGGTTTCTCAGCTTGGTTGGCCTACTATATCAACCATCCTCTTTACACACCGCCAT CATATGGGGAACTACAAATCAACTATGCATTAGTCATATTCGTG ATGTGTGAGCTGGGGAACTTCTCCATTCACTTGACTCTTAATAATCTCAGAGGGGAGG GATCCAGGAGCAGACGGTTTCCTGAGCCAACAAAGAACCCCTTTACATGGCTATTCATCTTTGTATCTTGTCCCAACTACTCATATGAG CTGGGCGCTTGGGTGGGCTTTTCCATTATGACCCAGTGTCTGCCAG TGGCATTTTATACGTTATTGGGGTTCATTCAGATGACCATCTGGGCCAAAGGGAAGCACAGGGCCTACAGCAGAGAGTTCAAGGACTATCCCACGCTGCGGATGGCTATTATCCCCCTGATTCTCTGA
- the tecrl2a gene encoding very-long-chain enoyl-CoA reductase isoform X2, giving the protein MFRVIFYPVHQSTAMSRTTFFEVKILDAKTKEQLCFLDKVDPRSTIRDIKSLFHKAYPRWYPARQALMLDANQKSLRDEEVLQNLPVGTTATMYFTDLGPQLGWTVVFLAECIGPLLIYLLFYFRVPYIYSHNYAFTSSPHPVVRIAFACHSFHYVKRLIETIFVHRFSHGTMPLRTIVRNCVYYWGFSAWLAYYINHPLYTPPSYGELQINYALVIFVMCELGNFSIHLTLNNLRGEGSRSRRFPEPTKNPFTWLFIFVSCPNYSYELGAWVGFSIMTQCLPGMYSTLRSLDMNPLTAPKVFVLILQWFVF; this is encoded by the exons ATGTTTCGGGTCATTTTTTACCCTGTGCATCAATCCACTGCCATGAGTCGGACCACCTTTTTTGAG gTGAAGATCCTGGATGCCAAGACCAAAGAGCAGCTTTGTTTTTTAGATAAG GTGGATCCCCGGTCAACAATAAGAGACATCAAGAGCCTCTTTCACAAAGCAT ATCCTCGCTGGTATCCAGCTAGACAGGCCCTGATGCTTGATGCCA ATCAAAAATCCCTCCGAGACGAGGAAGTCTTACAGAATCTACCTGTTGGGACAACTGCCACCATGTACTTCACAGATCTTGGTCCTCAATTGGGTTGGACCGTG GTGTTTCTTGCCGAGTGCATTGGGCCACTTCTCATCTACCTCCTCTTCTATTTTCGAGTACCGTACATTTACTCACACAATTATGCCTTTACCTCCAGTCCTCATCCTGTTGTCAG aaTAGCCTTTGCCTGTCACAGCTTCCACTACGTGAAGAGGTTGATAGAGACTATATTTGTGCATCGTTTCTCCCACGGGACCATGCCTCTCAGGACAATCGTCAGG AATTGTGTCTATTACTGGGGTTTCTCAGCTTGGTTGGCCTACTATATCAACCATCCTCTTTACACACCGCCAT CATATGGGGAACTACAAATCAACTATGCATTAGTCATATTCGTG ATGTGTGAGCTGGGGAACTTCTCCATTCACTTGACTCTTAATAATCTCAGAGGGGAGG GATCCAGGAGCAGACGGTTTCCTGAGCCAACAAAGAACCCCTTTACATGGCTATTCATCTTTGTATCTTGTCCCAACTACTCATATGAG CTGGGCGCTTGGGTGGGCTTTTCCATTATGACCCAGTGTCTGCCAGGTATGTACAGCACATTACGGTCCCTAGATATGAATCCACTTACTGCACCGAAAGTGTTTGTTCTAATACTTCAATGGTTTGTATTCTAG